GTCTTCGACAACAAGATCACCGGCCCGATCATGCGCAGCCTGCGCCACATCGAGGTGGACCGTGACAGCGGCGCCGCGTCCTTCGACGAGGCGTGCCGCAAGCTCAAGGAAGGCGAGTTGGTCGGCGTCTACCCGGAGGCCACGATTAGCCGCAGCTTCGAGATCAAAGAGTTCAAGTCCGGCGCGGCGCGCATGGCGATCGCCGCCGACGTGCCGATCGTCCCGCACATCGTCTGGGGCGCACAGCGCATCTGGACCAAGGGACACCCCAAGAACATGCGACGTCCCAAGGTGCCGATCGCCGTGGCGGTGGGGGAGCCGATCTATCCGACGCTGCCGCCTGCCGAACTGACCGCGCTGCTGCATTCGCGGATGCAACATCTGCTCGAACGGGTCCAGGACGACTACGGGCCGTACCCACCGGGTGAGTTCTGGGTTCCGCACCGCCTCGGTGGCGGAGCGCCGACGCTGGCCGAGGCGAACCGGATGGACGCCGAGGAGGCTGTCCAGAAGGCGCAGGCGAAGGCGGCCCGTCGCGCACAGGGGGGCCCCACGGGAGCGCCGGAGTAGCGCGATGGAGCCGGTTTTCCGCATGCTCGAGATCGCCTGCTCAGCGGGCGTCGCGGTTT
The sequence above is drawn from the Mycobacterium gallinarum genome and encodes:
- a CDS encoding lysophospholipid acyltransferase family protein; translation: MEPVYGTVIQLARMLWRFQGLTFTVTGVEHLPAEGGAVIAINHTGYLDFTFAGLPAYRQKRGRKVRFMAKKEVFDNKITGPIMRSLRHIEVDRDSGAASFDEACRKLKEGELVGVYPEATISRSFEIKEFKSGAARMAIAADVPIVPHIVWGAQRIWTKGHPKNMRRPKVPIAVAVGEPIYPTLPPAELTALLHSRMQHLLERVQDDYGPYPPGEFWVPHRLGGGAPTLAEANRMDAEEAVQKAQAKAARRAQGGPTGAPE